Within the Gopherus flavomarginatus isolate rGopFla2 chromosome 8, rGopFla2.mat.asm, whole genome shotgun sequence genome, the region ttctctatcCTTTATGTTTGTCTCTCTTCCCTGTTCATTTCTCTTCCTTGCTTCACTCTGCACCTTTTTCCCTGCATCAATTTCCGCCACCTGCGGGCTGCTCTCCTATCCCAATTccatctgctaaaatgatcaacaGTTAAATACTTAGAGTCTTCATTACACTTTAAAGTTAGCACCTCAGTGAGCTGAATGAGGAAATTCACGCCTCATGTTGTTGTAGGCTGTTTACAGGATCGAGGAAAATAATACTGCTTTGGCTACACTCTGTTCACATTTGGAAGATTGTCTTTGCACCCATAAAGTTTAGAATTCTTTTAAACATCTGCTTAATCTGCAGAATCTGAATGTCATGCAAACCTCAAAAATAAATTGAGAAGGCTGGATGTTTTATGTTCTACTAGTTGGTTTTGCAGCCCTGCTAGGCCTTTTAGAAGCAATTGTGTTTAAaactttgaaaaagaaaatttcaGTGAGAATTATATTTATTTGGAAGAAATCATTTTTTCAGAAGAATGACCCAACTGATGCTGCGTCTGTAAATATTCTTCATATCGCTGCAGCTGAGTCCAGAATCCTGTGTTGGGCTCTACTCCTGGTCTGGCAGTCTTCACAGACTAGAAAAAGTGACAAACATTGCATGTGTAGTAGAAATTGTGCAGGAAATCAGGCAAGATATTCCTCCTCCTCCGCCCCCATGACTTCTGAGAAAGTAGATTTTGATATTTCTATGTGGGAATAACTGTGAAATGCCCttgttttgtatattttttgCATATGCCAAAGAATACATGGTATCATTTTTTGAGTAATCTGATCTGTTGTATCTGGGGAAGTGAGGGTTAGTCCAGTTCTTAGTGAAGTGGCATCAACATGACAATCATCTTAATTAGTAACTTTTCTGGTAGGTCTAGTAGAAAGCCAAGGCTGAAAGCACATATAGACTGAGCCCCACTTTGTGGGCACTCCAAATAAAAGTTGAGGCATTATTAGTAGGGCATTATTATTATCTAAGGAACTGTTTATCAGGAACAATAAATATTGTCTCTCTGCAATGTTTGGCTATTACATAGATAACATTGCTATGAAGGAGATCAGGATTAACACTGCCAAGTGATATCTGCACAaatttgcttgatttttttcacaGAGTGGCTTTCTCTGTCTGCACCTCGTTTTACGTTCATTTGCCATCGATTTGCAAATGCAATTAGGAATGTTCACAGAAACAGCCAACTTTCTGCGAATATTCTGCTGTGTTTTCTTAAAGAATGTTTGACTTTGTAATTGTATTTGTTCCAGAAACCTAATTTTAAAAGCTTCCCATGTCCAGTCAGGGACCAGAAATTTAGCATGGGATTGTGTCCAATCATAACAGCTCAGATTTGGAATGCTGAATATTGTTAAACTGCTTATAAACCACAGTCCAATAAAATTCACAGGATTTCAAGTGCataaatttgaaaatgttcagATAATTTGTGAATAAAattggaaaagattaaaaaagcaAGATTTACCCTGTatttaatacataaataaaatgggCTAAGGACACTAAAATGCATCTGTCAAACTACATTAGATTTTGTCAGTATTGTCAATAATGGCACTCATATGTGTCCAAGTTCAGTAAAGCAATTTAAATAGTTTTATCTCCAGGTGCTTATTTTCTTCAGGTAGGAATGCTGTCTCCTTTATTGTTTGTTTCTTGTGGTCTTAGGAATTAGGTCATTATTCATAACATAATTTGAAATTAATTTCTTATCAAACATAAGAGGTATAACTTTTGAGCATGAGTACAGTACCTCAAAGGCATCCTTTAGAGTGAGATTTTGGTGTCTCATCAGATAGGCAGTGCAGATCGCTGCAGATCTGCTGCGGCCATTTTTACAGTAAACTAAGCATTTTCCACCACTTCGTACTGTGTCCTCTATGGCATTGTTGCACTGTTCAAAATACTTATACAAGTCCTCCAAAGGGTCATCAAAAACAGGAACGCGCAGGCTTCGGATGTGATGAAGGCCCGGGAATGGCTGCTGCCTGGAGACATTAATACAGAATGTAACTCCCTCTTGAGTGAGGAGTTCTTTGTTGCAGGCTGATCTAGAATTACTGATTAGCAAAGAGTCTGTGATCTTACAGAGCTGTAACATTGGCAACAAAGGGTGCAGTGTCACCACTGCCCTCTGACACTTTCATAGGTTGCTTTTGATAAGAAGCATTAAGGACTGTGGCAGAAGACAAAATGATACTTAAACCCTGATTAACTGAAAGTGCAGTTTGTTTCCAGCAGCACTTTGGCTTGTTTCTGCTGTCCTGTTCCTTAGCCATCTGTGCTGTGCTATATTTATTCTACGCTTACTGTACCAGAACTAAAGGATTCCTTCAGGTCCTAGTGCTATAGTGTGATAGAAACATTTGAGAAATTAAAACACGTCAGAGCCCATAGAGCACTCGTAGAACAGTTTAGACATTTGAATGCACCAATTTCTGCAACAATTTTGTAGCTCTcaacacaaaaataaattaatctaCGCCAGGACTACTGCTTATTCAGAAAGTAATACTACTGTAACCCCTGAAATATTGACCAAGTAGGAATAAAATGAACTTGAAGCAAATAGAATATATTGCACCAAATCCAGAACAGTGGATTGTTTTTAGGAGTGCGGAGTATTTTCTAAAGTGCTAATGTTAATAGAAAACAGCACACTCATCTTGCTCAGCACAGCATTCTGAAGTTTACAGAATGTTTGCGGATGAAAGTTTT harbors:
- the DUSP28 gene encoding dual specificity phosphatase 28; amino-acid sequence: MLQLCKITDSLLISNSRSACNKELLTQEGVTFCINVSRQQPFPGLHHIRSLRVPVFDDPLEDLYKYFEQCNNAIEDTVRSGGKCLVYCKNGRSRSAAICTAYLMRHQNLTLKDAFESVKTARPGVEPNTGFWTQLQRYEEYLQTQHQLGHSSEKMISSK